From the genome of Pirellulales bacterium, one region includes:
- a CDS encoding ATP-binding protein — protein MLAEKLQELVGVAHAGTNRVNGSTLLDKNVSAFVLELIPQKKLDELILPPDVVTVINEVVSEHHRVDLLRSYNLEPRNRLLFIGPPGNGKTSLAEAVAEALMVPLLQVRYDGIVGAYLGETAVRLRRLLEFASTRRCVLFFDEFETLGKERGDTHETGEIKRVVSSLLMQVDALPSHVVVIGATNHPELLDRAAWRRFQVRIELPQPTRARLAEWFASFERRVKQPLGYPPDALAKKLSGVNFAEAEEFGASVFRKFVLGQPDANIKAIVAETLKTWKARTVTSMLNNGAEG, from the coding sequence GTGCTTGCTGAGAAGCTGCAGGAGTTGGTTGGCGTGGCGCACGCCGGGACAAATCGGGTAAATGGAAGCACTCTGCTCGATAAGAACGTGAGCGCGTTCGTCTTGGAGTTGATTCCCCAGAAGAAGCTGGATGAATTGATTCTGCCCCCGGACGTCGTCACGGTGATTAACGAAGTCGTCTCCGAACACCACCGCGTCGATTTGCTTCGGTCTTACAACCTCGAACCTCGCAACCGGTTGCTTTTTATTGGGCCGCCGGGAAATGGCAAGACCTCGCTCGCCGAGGCGGTGGCCGAGGCGTTGATGGTGCCGCTTCTCCAGGTGCGATACGACGGCATCGTGGGCGCCTATTTGGGCGAAACCGCCGTCCGCCTCCGGCGCCTGCTGGAGTTTGCCAGCACGCGGCGATGCGTCCTGTTCTTCGATGAATTTGAGACGCTCGGTAAGGAGCGCGGCGACACCCACGAAACAGGCGAGATCAAGCGAGTGGTCAGTTCGCTGCTGATGCAAGTGGACGCGTTGCCAAGCCACGTGGTCGTCATTGGCGCCACCAACCATCCGGAACTGCTCGATCGCGCGGCGTGGCGGCGATTCCAAGTGCGAATCGAACTGCCGCAGCCGACGCGGGCCAGATTGGCCGAATGGTTTGCGAGTTTTGAACGGCGCGTCAAGCAGCCGCTCGGCTACCCGCCCGACGCGCTCGCCAAGAAACTCTCCGGAGTGAACTTTGCCGAGGCCGAGGAATTCGGCGCCTCGGTGTTTCGGAAGTTCGTGTTGGGCCAGCCGGACGCGAACATCAAAGCGATCGTCGCTGAAACCCTGAAGACGTGGAAGGCGCGCACCGTCACGTCGATGCTGAACAACGGAGCCGAAGGCTAA
- a CDS encoding helicase-related protein yields the protein MTKLEDLKPGLPLVGLEPSAVATVAAVVPIGDGAIQVFYRTPDGATKERLLGRGDENDIRVATVERPWSFDGDGAAFQLTCEAKRIDLAFLFDPMMAVHTSNVEPLPHQITAVYESMLPKQPLRFVLADDPGAGKTIMAGLYVRELIMRADARRILIVAPGSLVEQWRDELFEKFGLEFRIYSAALEEASPSGNPFEDHAQLIVRLDQMSRNEELQEKLCNAGWDLAVFDEAHKLAAHYFGSKLEKTGRFRFAERLGQNARHLLLMTATPHCGKEEDFQLFLSLLDSDRFYGKFRDGVHKVDACDLMRRMVKEELVKFDNTPLFPERRAYTVNYRLSEIEAALYEAVTEYVKTEMGKADELHGSRKGSVGFALTALQRRLASSPEAIYQSLKRRRERLENRLREEKLGIRGRQALAETLAVVPEDDDDLNAEEQENLEEALVDDATAAQTINELGAEIVILKRLEQQAKAVVASGQDRKWEELSTILQNAPEMRDAFGRQRKLIVFSEHRDTLNYLHQRIAGVLGNPDAIITIHGGTHRDERRRLQALFRSDSDVRVLVATDAAGEGVNLQCANLMVNYDLPWNPNRLEQRFGRIHRIGQIEVCHLWNLVAKETREGDVYHRLLEKLEIESEALKGRVFDILGEVFEGTSLKELLIQAIRYGDQPEVRARLTRKIDQALDHDHLKSLLDRNALAQETMSAERLYAVKLEMEKAEARRLQPYFVRSFFLKAFEQFGGSIYPREHGRLEITHVPASIRERDRRITGRNRRELEPVLKRYDRVCFDKEAMQPLDKPGLARAVLMHPGHPLMLAVSDLLLEQHANLLRQGTVLVDPADAGHEPWLMFLLTHEVKSGDGQALSKRLQFVRVNPDGSTSFAGWAPHLDLEPLADHQRPLVNNVLDAPWIAADQERRAIALAAETLVPEHFREVSDRRVAHVDKTLAAVHDRLSKEIAFWTDRWVRLKEDLASGKDVRLNLENARRTVTDLEGRLENRKKELQSMRHVVNGTPIVLGGALVVPAGLLRHARGDDAAAPEVSAGPLARSRIERLAMEAVRRYEEARGCQVVDVSREKCGWDLTSNPPALDHRQAPNHKQTEPRHIEVKGRAKGAATVTVTRNEILYAFNQGDKFVLAIVIVAEDDSVEGPYYIRRPFDREPGWGVASINFDLKELLLRCKRV from the coding sequence ATGACGAAACTCGAAGATCTCAAACCTGGTTTGCCGCTGGTCGGTCTGGAGCCGTCGGCGGTGGCAACGGTGGCCGCCGTCGTGCCGATTGGCGACGGCGCAATTCAGGTCTTCTACCGCACTCCCGACGGCGCCACGAAAGAACGCTTGCTCGGCCGCGGCGACGAAAATGACATCCGCGTGGCCACCGTCGAGCGCCCGTGGTCGTTCGACGGCGACGGCGCCGCGTTCCAGCTCACGTGCGAAGCCAAACGCATCGACCTGGCGTTTCTTTTCGATCCGATGATGGCGGTGCATACGTCGAACGTCGAGCCCCTGCCGCACCAAATCACCGCCGTCTACGAGTCGATGCTTCCCAAGCAGCCGCTGCGCTTCGTCCTGGCCGACGACCCTGGCGCCGGCAAGACGATCATGGCCGGTCTCTATGTCCGCGAGCTCATCATGCGGGCCGACGCGCGACGCATTTTGATTGTGGCGCCGGGCAGCCTCGTAGAGCAGTGGCGCGATGAGCTGTTCGAGAAATTCGGCCTCGAATTCCGCATTTACTCGGCGGCGCTGGAAGAGGCGTCGCCCAGCGGCAACCCGTTCGAAGACCATGCTCAACTGATCGTGCGCCTCGATCAGATGTCGCGAAATGAGGAGTTGCAAGAAAAGCTCTGCAATGCCGGCTGGGACCTGGCCGTCTTCGACGAAGCCCACAAACTGGCCGCGCACTACTTCGGCTCGAAGCTCGAAAAAACGGGCCGCTTTCGCTTCGCGGAACGCCTGGGCCAAAACGCGCGCCACCTGCTGCTGATGACCGCCACGCCACACTGCGGCAAGGAAGAGGATTTTCAGCTTTTTCTCTCGCTGCTCGACTCTGACCGCTTTTACGGCAAGTTCCGCGACGGCGTTCACAAAGTCGATGCCTGCGATCTCATGCGCCGCATGGTCAAGGAAGAACTGGTCAAGTTCGACAACACGCCCTTGTTTCCCGAACGCCGGGCCTACACCGTCAACTACCGGCTGTCTGAAATTGAAGCCGCCTTGTATGAGGCCGTGACCGAATATGTGAAGACCGAAATGGGCAAGGCCGACGAACTGCACGGTTCACGAAAGGGTTCCGTCGGCTTCGCGCTAACCGCCCTGCAGCGTCGCCTCGCCTCCAGCCCCGAGGCCATCTACCAATCGCTCAAACGCCGCAGAGAACGGTTGGAAAACCGCCTCCGCGAAGAGAAGCTCGGTATCCGTGGCCGCCAAGCGCTGGCCGAAACGCTGGCGGTCGTTCCCGAGGATGACGACGATCTCAACGCCGAGGAACAGGAAAACCTCGAAGAAGCGTTGGTCGACGACGCCACCGCCGCCCAAACCATCAACGAGCTGGGGGCGGAAATCGTCATTCTTAAACGCCTGGAGCAACAAGCCAAGGCCGTGGTGGCCTCCGGGCAAGACCGCAAATGGGAGGAGCTCTCGACCATTCTGCAGAACGCTCCCGAAATGCGAGACGCTTTCGGCCGGCAGCGCAAATTGATCGTCTTCTCCGAGCATCGAGACACCCTCAACTACCTGCACCAGCGGATCGCCGGAGTGCTCGGCAACCCCGATGCCATCATCACCATCCACGGCGGCACGCATCGCGACGAACGCCGCCGCTTGCAGGCCCTGTTCCGCTCCGATTCCGACGTGCGCGTGCTGGTCGCCACCGATGCCGCGGGCGAAGGCGTCAACCTGCAGTGCGCCAACCTGATGGTCAACTACGACCTGCCTTGGAACCCCAACCGCCTCGAACAACGCTTCGGCCGCATTCACCGCATCGGGCAAATCGAAGTCTGCCACTTGTGGAACCTCGTCGCCAAAGAGACCCGCGAAGGCGACGTCTACCATCGGCTGCTCGAAAAGCTGGAAATCGAAAGCGAGGCACTCAAGGGACGCGTGTTCGACATCCTGGGCGAGGTGTTCGAAGGAACCAGCCTCAAGGAGCTGCTGATTCAAGCTATCCGCTACGGCGACCAGCCCGAGGTGCGCGCCCGCCTGACGCGCAAGATCGACCAGGCGCTCGACCACGATCATTTGAAGTCGCTGCTCGACCGCAACGCCCTGGCCCAAGAGACGATGAGCGCCGAGCGGCTGTATGCCGTCAAGCTGGAAATGGAAAAAGCCGAAGCCCGGCGGCTGCAACCCTACTTCGTGCGCTCGTTCTTTCTCAAGGCGTTCGAGCAGTTCGGCGGTTCGATCTATCCTCGCGAGCACGGCCGCCTCGAAATCACCCATGTGCCCGCCTCCATCCGCGAGCGCGATCGCCGCATCACGGGCCGCAATCGCCGCGAGCTGGAGCCGGTGCTCAAGCGCTACGACCGCGTCTGTTTCGACAAGGAGGCGATGCAGCCACTCGACAAGCCGGGCCTGGCGCGCGCCGTGCTGATGCACCCCGGCCATCCACTCATGCTCGCCGTCAGCGATTTGCTGCTGGAGCAACACGCCAACCTGCTGCGCCAGGGGACGGTGCTCGTCGATCCCGCCGACGCCGGCCACGAGCCGTGGCTGATGTTCTTGCTGACGCACGAGGTGAAGTCGGGCGACGGCCAGGCGCTTTCCAAACGGCTGCAATTCGTGCGCGTCAATCCCGACGGCTCGACTTCGTTCGCCGGTTGGGCGCCGCACCTCGACTTGGAGCCGCTGGCCGATCACCAGCGGCCGCTCGTCAACAACGTGCTCGACGCTCCTTGGATCGCCGCCGATCAGGAGCGGCGGGCCATCGCGCTGGCGGCCGAGACGCTGGTGCCCGAACATTTCCGTGAAGTTTCGGACCGCCGCGTGGCCCATGTCGACAAGACGCTCGCCGCCGTACACGACCGGCTGAGCAAGGAGATCGCTTTCTGGACCGATCGCTGGGTGCGGCTCAAGGAAGACCTGGCGTCGGGCAAAGACGTGCGGCTCAACCTCGAGAACGCCCGCCGCACCGTCACCGATCTGGAAGGCCGCCTGGAGAACCGCAAGAAAGAGCTGCAGTCGATGCGGCACGTGGTGAACGGCACGCCGATCGTCTTGGGCGGCGCGCTGGTCGTGCCGGCGGGCCTGCTGCGGCACGCGCGTGGCGACGACGCCGCAGCGCCCGAGGTCTCCGCCGGCCCCCTCGCGCGCAGCCGTATCGAGCGGCTGGCGATGGAGGCGGTGCGGCGGTATGAAGAAGCCCGCGGTTGCCAGGTCGTCGATGTGTCGCGGGAAAAGTGCGGCTGGGATTTGACGTCGAACCCGCCGGCCCTCGACCATAGGCAAGCCCCCAACCATAAGCAAACAGAGCCTCGCCACATCGAAGTCAAGGGCCGCGCGAAGGGCGCCGCGACGGTCACGGTAACCCGTAACGAGATACTTTATGCCTTCAACCAGGGCGACAAGTTCGTGCTGGCCATTGTGATTGTCGCCGAGGATGACAGCGTCGAAGGCCCCTACTATATTCGCCGACCGTTCGATCGCGAGCCGGGCTGGGGCGTGGCCTCGATCAATTTCGATTTGAAAGAGCTTTTGCTGCGATGCAAGCGGGTATGA
- the ruvB gene encoding Holliday junction branch migration DNA helicase RuvB, producing the protein MPEADDDRDLRPQRMRDMIGQREVFARIEIALDAARKRRETLGHILFDGPPGLGKTTFATVIPRELGVTLQIASGAAMTAPKDLIPYLTNAEQGSVLFIDEIHRLPKAVEEFLYPAMEDFRIDITLGEGVNARTINMSLRPFTLIGATTRTGLLSAPLRDRFVMREHLDFYTVEELAEIVRRNSGKLGCRIEPTACTEIASRSRGTPRLANNRLRWVRDYATSKADGHITLALARSALEMQRIDALGLDGQDRRYLETIVRVFHGGPVGVEAAAHTMNLAPDTLVDEVEPYLLRSGLVIRTPRGRKATPAAYEHLGLEPGEVDSQGRLF; encoded by the coding sequence CTGCCGGAAGCGGACGACGATCGCGACCTGCGGCCGCAGCGGATGCGCGACATGATCGGGCAGCGGGAGGTTTTTGCGCGAATCGAAATCGCCCTGGATGCCGCTCGAAAGCGGCGCGAGACGCTGGGCCATATTCTCTTCGACGGCCCGCCGGGACTGGGCAAGACCACCTTCGCCACCGTGATTCCGCGCGAGCTGGGCGTGACGCTGCAGATCGCCAGCGGGGCGGCGATGACGGCCCCGAAAGACCTGATTCCTTACCTGACGAACGCCGAGCAAGGCTCGGTGCTGTTCATCGATGAGATTCACCGGCTGCCCAAGGCGGTCGAAGAGTTCCTCTATCCGGCCATGGAAGATTTTCGCATCGATATCACGCTGGGCGAAGGCGTGAATGCCCGGACGATCAACATGTCGTTGCGGCCCTTCACGCTGATCGGGGCGACGACGCGCACCGGCCTGTTGTCGGCGCCGCTGCGCGACCGGTTCGTGATGCGCGAGCACCTCGACTTTTACACCGTCGAGGAGTTGGCCGAGATCGTGCGCCGCAATTCGGGCAAGCTCGGCTGCCGCATCGAGCCGACCGCCTGCACGGAGATCGCCTCGCGCAGCCGCGGCACTCCCCGGCTGGCCAACAATCGCCTGCGCTGGGTGCGCGACTATGCCACCAGCAAGGCCGACGGGCACATCACGCTCGCCTTGGCCCGATCGGCGCTGGAAATGCAGCGCATCGACGCGCTCGGACTCGACGGCCAGGACCGCCGCTATTTGGAAACGATCGTTCGCGTGTTTCACGGCGGGCCGGTGGGCGTGGAGGCGGCGGCCCACACGATGAACCTGGCACCCGACACGTTGGTCGACGAAGTCGAGCCGTATCTGCTGCGCAGCGGCCTGGTGATCCGCACACCTCGCGGCCGCAAAGCCACGCCCGCCGCCTACGAGCACCTCGGCCTCGAGCCGGGAGAAGTCGATTCGCAGGGGCGGCTGTTCTAG
- a CDS encoding helix-turn-helix transcriptional regulator, with the protein MEFRRRQMKIDRTPEEQARLKAVRARFQKEKPSLDELVASGEYTPPIKQAEYWELMKTAAALKKAREEAGISLRQMAERMSIDVGALSRLENGVNSNPTLETLFRYANSLGKKVLVQLVDMPKSTPRKRKPAV; encoded by the coding sequence ATGGAATTTCGTCGGCGACAAATGAAGATTGACCGCACGCCCGAGGAGCAGGCGCGCCTAAAGGCGGTCCGCGCGCGGTTTCAAAAGGAAAAGCCGTCGCTGGACGAGCTCGTGGCCAGCGGCGAATATACGCCGCCGATCAAGCAGGCCGAGTATTGGGAACTGATGAAAACTGCCGCGGCCCTGAAAAAGGCTCGCGAGGAGGCGGGCATCAGCCTGCGGCAAATGGCCGAGCGCATGTCGATCGACGTCGGCGCGCTCAGCCGGTTGGAAAACGGCGTCAACAGCAACCCCACTCTCGAAACGCTGTTTCGCTACGCCAACAGCCTCGGCAAGAAAGTGCTCGTCCAGCTCGTCGATATGCCGAAAAGCACTCCACGAAAGAGAAAGCCAGCCGTCTAG